A stretch of the Nitratireductor thuwali genome encodes the following:
- a CDS encoding DoxX family protein, whose amino-acid sequence MTNNLLVLAGRILLALIFIISGYGKLTGLSGTAGYFGSLGLPLPMVTAVLVGVLELFGGIAVAVGFQTRIAAILLALFTVGSSFIAHFDFADQMQAIQFMKNMSMTGGLLVLAAFGPGRLSIDGRR is encoded by the coding sequence ATGACGAATAACCTTCTCGTTCTCGCGGGCCGCATCCTGCTCGCGCTCATCTTCATCATTTCCGGCTATGGCAAGCTTACCGGCCTTTCCGGCACCGCCGGCTATTTCGGAAGCCTGGGGCTTCCGCTGCCGATGGTCACCGCCGTGCTCGTGGGCGTGCTCGAGCTTTTCGGCGGCATTGCCGTGGCCGTGGGTTTCCAGACCCGCATCGCCGCCATCCTGCTTGCCCTGTTCACGGTAGGCTCGAGCTTCATCGCGCATTTCGACTTTGCCGACCAGATGCAGGCGATCCAGTTCATGAAGAACATGTCGATGACGGGCGGGCTGCTGGTGCTGGCCGCTTTCGGCCCCGGCAGGCTGTCCATCGACGGGCGCAGATAG
- the glcF gene encoding glycolate oxidase subunit GlcF yields the protein MQTNFTAEQLADPHVAESEQILRKCVHCGFCTATCPTYVELGNELDSPRGRIYLIKDMLENDRPADEEVVTHIDRCLSCLACVTTCPSGVDYMHLVDHARAHIEKTYKRPLPDRVIRAVLARVLPYPSRFRAALRLAKLGRPFAPLLRTIPGLKPLGAMLALAPSHVPAPARAAKPGRHEAEGARRARVALLTGCAQSVLDPEINAATIRLLKRLGIETVVPEGEGCCGALVHHMGREEEALAFARRNVDAWTREIEGGGLNAIVITASGCGTTIKDYGHMLRLDPAYADKAARVSALAKDVTEFLATLDLPEPAIEPGLEVAYHSACSMQHGQKITRQPRDLLKAAGFTVKEPREGHLCCGSAGTYNIMQPEISARLRERKVRNIEATGAQAIATGNIGCITQIAGGTAMPILHTVQLLDWAYGGPKPDVIAL from the coding sequence ATGCAGACCAATTTCACGGCCGAGCAGCTTGCCGATCCCCATGTCGCGGAATCGGAGCAGATCCTGCGCAAATGCGTGCATTGCGGGTTCTGCACGGCCACATGCCCGACCTATGTCGAGCTCGGCAACGAGCTCGACAGTCCGCGCGGGCGCATCTATCTCATCAAGGACATGCTGGAGAACGACAGACCGGCGGACGAGGAGGTCGTCACCCATATCGACCGCTGCCTTTCGTGTCTTGCCTGCGTGACCACCTGCCCCTCGGGCGTCGACTACATGCATCTGGTCGACCATGCGCGGGCGCATATCGAAAAGACATACAAGCGCCCCCTGCCCGACCGGGTGATACGCGCCGTGCTGGCGCGGGTGCTGCCCTATCCGAGCCGGTTTCGCGCCGCGCTCAGGCTGGCAAAGCTCGGCCGTCCCTTTGCGCCGTTGTTGCGGACTATTCCCGGCCTGAAACCGCTGGGCGCGATGCTGGCGCTGGCGCCCTCGCACGTGCCCGCACCGGCAAGGGCCGCCAAGCCGGGGCGGCATGAAGCCGAAGGCGCCAGACGCGCCCGCGTGGCGCTGCTGACGGGCTGCGCGCAATCCGTGCTCGATCCGGAGATCAACGCGGCGACGATCCGCCTGCTCAAGCGTCTGGGCATCGAGACGGTGGTGCCCGAGGGCGAGGGCTGCTGCGGAGCGCTCGTCCACCATATGGGACGCGAGGAAGAGGCGCTTGCCTTCGCGCGCCGCAATGTCGACGCCTGGACGCGCGAAATCGAGGGGGGCGGCCTCAACGCCATCGTCATCACCGCGTCGGGCTGCGGCACGACGATCAAGGACTACGGCCACATGCTGCGGCTCGATCCCGCCTATGCGGACAAGGCCGCGCGGGTCTCGGCGCTGGCCAAGGACGTGACGGAGTTCCTCGCCACGCTCGACCTGCCCGAGCCCGCGATCGAGCCGGGACTGGAGGTCGCCTACCACTCGGCCTGCTCGATGCAGCACGGCCAGAAGATCACGCGCCAGCCGCGCGATCTCCTGAAAGCCGCCGGCTTCACCGTCAAGGAGCCGCGCGAGGGGCATCTGTGCTGCGGTTCCGCCGGCACCTACAACATCATGCAGCCGGAAATTTCGGCGAGGCTGCGCGAGCGCAAGGTGCGGAATATCGAGGCGACGGGAGCACAGGCGATCGCCACCGGCAATATCGGCTGCATCACGCAGATCGCCGGCGGGACCGCGATGCCCATCCTGCACACGGTGCAACTGCTCGACTGGGCTTATGGCGGGCCGAAGCCGGATGTGATTGCGTTGTGA
- a CDS encoding DNA-3-methyladenine glycosylase I yields MGDERTGLIEGPDGKTRCFWHANLPDYLTYHDEEWGRPVDDDIRLFEKLCLEGFQSGLSWLTILRKRENFREAFEGFDFERVARFKDEDVDRLLTNAGIVRHGGKIRSTINNAQRAIELRREFGSLARYFWRHEPGPDARPALLDFPTLMANPKTDISARISKDLKKRGWSFVGPTTIYAFMQAMGLVNDHIEGCSMRPVVEAERERFTRPV; encoded by the coding sequence ATGGGCGACGAGCGGACGGGGCTGATCGAGGGGCCTGACGGGAAGACGCGATGCTTCTGGCACGCCAACCTGCCGGACTACCTGACCTATCATGACGAGGAGTGGGGCCGGCCTGTCGACGACGATATCCGCCTGTTCGAGAAGCTGTGCCTGGAAGGCTTCCAGTCCGGCCTTTCCTGGCTCACGATCCTGCGCAAGCGGGAGAACTTCCGCGAAGCCTTCGAAGGGTTCGACTTCGAGCGGGTGGCGCGCTTTAAGGACGAGGATGTCGACCGGCTTCTGACCAATGCCGGAATCGTGCGCCATGGCGGCAAGATACGCTCGACGATCAACAACGCCCAGCGCGCCATCGAGCTGCGCCGGGAGTTCGGCTCGCTGGCGCGCTATTTCTGGCGGCATGAGCCGGGGCCGGACGCCCGGCCGGCGCTGCTGGACTTTCCCACGCTTATGGCCAATCCCAAGACGGATATCTCGGCGCGCATCTCGAAGGACCTGAAAAAGCGCGGCTGGTCCTTCGTCGGCCCCACGACGATCTATGCCTTCATGCAGGCGATGGGGCTGGTCAACGACCACATCGAAGGCTGCTCGATGCGGCCGGTGGTGGAGGCGGAGCGGGAGCGGTTCACACGTCCCGTATGA
- a CDS encoding ATP-binding protein — MASEERHHNGSGAAGHAPPVPLTRGLSTKLLFLTILFVLLAEILIFIPSVANFGQQWMSQRLRTVAAVAVVLMNGDPDSLSREASNEILMATGARAIAVREEGMSRLLVVSQMPPQVDMHVDLDAVGPVEAIGQAFVTLFSGGDRMLRVHGLVGETGKRFEIVIPDRELRSAMLVYARNVALLSLIISLFTAMLVFYAINRIMIRPIRAMTQSMLDFAAAPDDAARIIQPEDRADEIGTAERELADMQRTLQRTLSERKHLADLGLAVSKINHDMRNMLSSAQLMSDRLTMIDDPTVQSLTPRLVRTLDRAVAYTEGVLAYGRTQEAPPRRRRLRLAQIIDDVQATLAIDPDGGIEFINEIDPEFEISADAEQFFRVLANLCRNAVQAMSGEHDPALVRRLTVSARVDGGEVRIDICDTGPGLPPRAQENLFAAFRGSAKSGGTGLGLAIAHELVSAHGGRIELVETGNGRTVFAVILPHADGGTATPSQARGTAPAKGA; from the coding sequence ATGGCAAGCGAGGAACGACATCACAACGGCAGTGGCGCGGCCGGGCACGCGCCGCCGGTTCCGCTGACGCGCGGGCTGTCGACCAAGCTGCTGTTCCTGACCATCCTTTTCGTGCTCCTGGCCGAGATTCTGATCTTCATCCCTTCGGTCGCCAATTTCGGCCAGCAGTGGATGAGCCAGCGGCTGCGCACGGTTGCCGCCGTCGCGGTTGTCCTGATGAACGGCGATCCCGACAGCCTGAGCCGCGAGGCCAGCAACGAAATCCTGATGGCGACGGGAGCCAGGGCGATCGCGGTGCGCGAGGAGGGCATGTCGCGCCTTCTGGTCGTTTCGCAGATGCCGCCGCAGGTGGACATGCATGTGGACCTCGACGCGGTGGGGCCGGTGGAGGCCATCGGCCAGGCCTTCGTCACGCTTTTCTCCGGCGGCGACCGGATGTTGCGGGTTCACGGCCTGGTCGGCGAGACGGGCAAGCGGTTCGAGATTGTCATCCCCGACAGAGAACTGCGCTCGGCCATGCTCGTCTATGCCCGCAACGTGGCGCTTCTGTCGCTCATCATTTCGCTGTTCACGGCGATGCTCGTGTTCTACGCGATCAACCGGATCATGATCAGGCCCATCCGCGCGATGACGCAGTCCATGCTCGACTTCGCGGCCGCGCCCGACGACGCGGCGCGCATCATCCAGCCGGAAGACCGCGCCGACGAGATCGGCACGGCCGAGCGCGAACTGGCCGACATGCAGCGGACGCTGCAGCGAACGCTGAGCGAGCGCAAGCACCTGGCCGATCTCGGGCTCGCCGTCTCGAAGATCAACCACGACATGCGCAACATGCTGTCTTCGGCGCAGCTCATGTCCGACCGGCTGACCATGATCGATGATCCCACCGTGCAATCATTGACGCCGCGCCTCGTGCGGACGCTCGACCGCGCCGTCGCCTATACGGAGGGCGTCCTTGCCTATGGACGCACGCAGGAGGCCCCGCCGCGGCGCCGGCGCCTGCGGCTCGCGCAGATCATCGACGATGTGCAGGCGACGCTGGCGATCGACCCCGACGGCGGGATCGAGTTCATCAACGAAATCGACCCGGAGTTCGAGATCAGCGCCGATGCGGAACAATTCTTCCGGGTGCTGGCCAATCTGTGCCGCAATGCGGTTCAGGCGATGTCGGGGGAACACGATCCCGCGCTTGTGCGGCGGCTGACCGTGTCGGCGCGCGTCGACGGCGGCGAGGTGCGCATAGACATCTGCGACACGGGGCCCGGCCTGCCCCCGCGGGCGCAGGAAAACCTCTTCGCCGCATTCCGCGGCTCGGCCAAGAGCGGCGGCACCGGGCTGGGGCTGGCAATCGCCCACGAGCTGGTGAGCGCGCATGGCGGGCGGATCGAGCTGGTGGAGACCGGCAACGGACGCACCGTCTTCGCCGTGATCCTGCCCCATGCCGATGGCGGCACCGCCACTCCGTCGCAGGCAAGAGGCACGGCGCCGGCCAAGGGCGCCTGA
- a CDS encoding L,D-transpeptidase: MKPFLCAAGLVAVLLSPWGAQAQNRYVERPPVLVSPDLSAPWVMQLRTVPAEAQARYRARQAEQYGRYEESQRQMQRRVPVAQPRHVERPRQVERQRAFPPAPQRLHTAAVAPRAPQQPDNRIDPKFLPQEVNYDGPHKPGTIVVDTGQRFLYLVQPGGKARRYGVGVGKEGFSWSGTEKISQKREWPDWRPPAEMIAREKKKGRILPAHMKGGPSNPLGARALYLGSTLYRIHGTNAPWSIGRAVSSGCIRMRNEDVIDLYNRVQVGTRVVVI, encoded by the coding sequence ATGAAGCCATTTCTGTGTGCCGCCGGCCTTGTGGCCGTGCTGCTTTCACCCTGGGGGGCCCAGGCGCAGAACCGCTATGTCGAGCGCCCGCCGGTTCTGGTCAGTCCCGATCTGTCCGCCCCGTGGGTGATGCAGCTTCGCACCGTGCCCGCCGAGGCGCAGGCGCGCTACCGCGCCCGGCAGGCCGAACAATATGGCCGCTATGAGGAGAGCCAGCGCCAGATGCAGCGCCGCGTTCCCGTGGCGCAGCCCCGCCATGTCGAGCGGCCCCGCCAAGTAGAACGGCAACGCGCCTTTCCGCCCGCCCCGCAGCGATTGCACACCGCCGCCGTTGCGCCGCGTGCGCCACAGCAGCCCGACAACCGTATCGACCCGAAATTCCTGCCGCAGGAAGTGAATTACGACGGACCGCACAAGCCCGGCACCATCGTTGTCGATACCGGCCAGCGCTTTCTTTATCTCGTGCAGCCCGGCGGCAAGGCGCGCCGCTATGGCGTCGGCGTCGGCAAGGAGGGCTTCTCTTGGTCGGGAACCGAGAAAATCTCGCAGAAGCGCGAATGGCCGGACTGGCGTCCGCCGGCCGAGATGATCGCCCGCGAAAAGAAAAAGGGCCGCATCCTGCCCGCGCATATGAAGGGCGGACCGTCCAATCCCCTCGGCGCGCGTGCTCTCTACCTCGGCTCCACGCTCTACCGGATCCACGGCACCAACGCGCCCTGGAGCATCGGCCGCGCCGTGTCGTCCGGCTGCATCCGCATGCGCAACGAAGACGTCATCGACCTCTACAACCGTGTCCAGGTAGGCACCAGGGTCGTCGTCATCTGA
- a CDS encoding TVP38/TMEM64 family protein, giving the protein MTTEKLKNGGKKSRLAHFAPLAVIVAVLAAGYALGLHDYLRLSMLAESREQLKAYVDAHPLLAPALFMLLYAAAVAVSFPAASVLTIFAGFLFGWVLGGALVVVAATAGATVLFLAARSAFRDTVRRRLGGVAGKLARGFEEGAFGYLLVLRLAPIFPFWVVNLAPALFNVRVKTYVAATALGIMPGTFAYAYLGRGLESVLVAAARSGKDLTAADLVTPQITLAFAALALVALIPLVIRKLRATKDM; this is encoded by the coding sequence ATGACGACCGAGAAGCTGAAAAACGGTGGGAAGAAGAGCCGGCTTGCGCATTTCGCGCCGCTGGCCGTGATCGTCGCGGTCCTTGCCGCCGGCTATGCGCTCGGCCTTCACGACTATCTGCGCCTTTCGATGCTTGCCGAAAGCCGCGAGCAGCTGAAGGCCTATGTGGATGCCCACCCCCTGCTCGCGCCGGCGCTTTTCATGCTGCTTTATGCCGCCGCCGTGGCCGTCTCCTTTCCCGCCGCCTCCGTTCTGACCATCTTCGCCGGGTTCCTCTTCGGCTGGGTGCTGGGCGGCGCGCTGGTGGTGGTTGCGGCGACGGCCGGCGCGACGGTGCTTTTCCTGGCGGCCCGCAGCGCCTTTCGCGATACGGTGCGCCGGCGGCTCGGCGGCGTGGCGGGCAAGCTTGCCCGCGGGTTCGAGGAGGGCGCCTTCGGCTATCTCTTGGTGCTCAGACTGGCGCCCATCTTTCCGTTCTGGGTCGTCAATCTGGCCCCTGCCCTATTCAATGTGCGGGTGAAGACCTATGTCGCCGCGACCGCGCTCGGCATAATGCCCGGCACCTTCGCCTATGCCTATCTGGGCAGAGGGCTCGAGAGCGTGCTTGTTGCGGCGGCCCGGTCGGGGAAAGACCTTACGGCGGCGGACCTTGTCACGCCGCAGATCACCCTGGCGTTCGCCGCGCTCGCCCTTGTGGCCCTGATACCGCTCGTCATAAGAAAGCTGCGCGCAACGAAGGATATGTGA
- a CDS encoding dihydrolipoyl dehydrogenase family protein, whose protein sequence is MPTTLTPDICVIGAGSGGLTVAAAAASFGVPVVLIERGRMGGDCLNYGCVPSKSLIAAGRHAARLRHGAGFGIADVEPDVDFRKVMQHVESVIAAIAPNDSVERFTALGVKVVQEEARFADARTVTAGDFVIRARRFVIATGSSPMTPPIPGLDDVPYHTNETIFSQKKLPEHLIVIGGGPIGMELAQAHRRLGARVTVIEAMKALGKDDPELAAIVLKQLREEGVEVLEQTKVSSVEKRGRGGVRVHVEGAEGPGAIDGSTLLVAAGRSPNTQALELDKAGIAHDRSGIKVSRKLRTTNRRVYAIGDVAGGLQFTHVAGYHAGLVIRALLFRLPASEKRDTIPWATFTDPELAHIGLTEEAARTRHGKIGILRWPYAENDRAQTERKTSGFIKLVTGRGGRILGVSIVGANASEMMNFWSLALAKKMRTRDIAGYVAPYPTMSEIGKRAAITHFTSATRKPVVRGLIRFMRLFG, encoded by the coding sequence ATGCCGACCACCCTCACCCCAGACATCTGCGTCATCGGCGCGGGCTCCGGCGGCCTGACCGTGGCGGCGGCGGCCGCCTCCTTCGGGGTTCCGGTGGTGCTGATTGAGCGCGGCAGGATGGGCGGAGACTGCCTCAATTATGGCTGCGTGCCCTCCAAATCCCTCATCGCCGCCGGCAGGCACGCGGCCCGGCTGCGCCATGGCGCAGGGTTCGGCATTGCCGATGTCGAGCCGGATGTCGACTTCCGCAAGGTGATGCAGCATGTGGAGAGCGTCATCGCGGCGATCGCGCCCAATGATTCGGTCGAGCGTTTCACCGCCCTCGGCGTGAAGGTCGTCCAGGAAGAGGCGCGCTTTGCCGATGCACGCACCGTGACGGCGGGAGATTTCGTGATCCGCGCCCGCCGCTTCGTGATCGCGACCGGCTCATCACCAATGACGCCGCCCATTCCGGGGCTCGACGACGTTCCCTACCACACCAATGAGACGATCTTCTCCCAGAAGAAGCTGCCCGAGCACCTGATCGTCATCGGCGGCGGGCCCATCGGCATGGAACTTGCCCAGGCGCATCGGCGGCTGGGGGCGCGGGTGACCGTGATCGAGGCGATGAAGGCGCTGGGCAAGGACGATCCCGAACTTGCAGCAATCGTCCTGAAGCAGTTGCGCGAGGAAGGCGTGGAAGTCCTGGAGCAGACCAAGGTATCGAGCGTCGAAAAGCGGGGACGCGGCGGCGTGCGCGTGCATGTGGAAGGAGCGGAGGGCCCGGGCGCCATCGATGGCTCGACGCTGCTGGTGGCGGCGGGCCGCAGCCCCAACACGCAAGCGCTGGAACTCGACAAGGCGGGCATCGCCCATGACCGCTCGGGCATCAAGGTGAGCAGGAAACTGCGCACGACGAACCGGCGGGTCTATGCCATCGGCGACGTTGCCGGGGGCCTGCAGTTCACCCATGTGGCGGGCTATCATGCGGGGCTCGTGATCCGGGCGCTGCTGTTCCGCCTGCCCGCTTCCGAAAAGCGCGACACGATACCGTGGGCCACCTTCACCGATCCGGAACTGGCACATATCGGCCTGACCGAGGAGGCCGCGCGCACGCGCCATGGAAAGATCGGCATCCTGCGCTGGCCCTATGCGGAGAACGACCGCGCCCAGACGGAGCGCAAGACAAGCGGCTTCATCAAGCTGGTCACCGGCAGGGGCGGACGCATTCTCGGGGTCTCCATCGTCGGAGCCAATGCGAGCGAGATGATGAACTTCTGGTCGCTGGCCCTCGCCAAGAAGATGAGGACACGCGACATCGCCGGCTATGTGGCCCCCTATCCGACCATGTCCGAGATCGGCAAACGAGCCGCGATAACGCACTTCACCAGCGCTACCCGCAAGCCCGTGGTGCGTGGACTCATACGCTTTATGCGCTTATTCGGGTAA
- the groES gene encoding co-chaperone GroES: MAKTNFRPLHDRVVVRRVESEEKTSGGIIIPDTAKEKPQEGEIIAIGSGARDEAGKLVPLDVKEGDRVLFGKWSGTEVKLNGEDLLIMKESDIMGIIG, translated from the coding sequence ATGGCCAAGACGAATTTTCGCCCGCTCCATGACCGTGTGGTCGTACGTCGGGTAGAATCCGAGGAGAAGACGTCCGGCGGCATCATCATCCCCGATACCGCCAAGGAGAAGCCGCAGGAAGGCGAAATCATCGCCATCGGCTCCGGCGCGCGCGACGAGGCCGGCAAGCTGGTTCCGCTCGACGTGAAGGAAGGCGACCGCGTTCTCTTCGGCAAGTGGTCCGGCACCGAAGTCAAGCTCAATGGCGAAGATCTCCTCATCATGAAGGAGAGCGACATCATGGGCATCATCGGCTGA
- the groL gene encoding chaperonin GroEL (60 kDa chaperone family; promotes refolding of misfolded polypeptides especially under stressful conditions; forms two stacked rings of heptamers to form a barrel-shaped 14mer; ends can be capped by GroES; misfolded proteins enter the barrel where they are refolded when GroES binds), protein MAAKDVKFSRDARERMLRGVNILADAVKVTLGPKGRNVVLDKSFGAPRITKDGVTVAKEIELEDKFENMGAQMVREVASKTNDIAGDGTTTATVLAQAIVQEGAKAVAAGMNPMDLKRGIDKAVEDVVAYLASAAKKINTSAEVAQVGTISANGEKEIGQMIAEAMQKVGNEGVITVEEAKTAETELEVVEGMQFDRGYLSPYFVTNPEKMVAELEDCYILLHEKKLSNLQAMLPVLESVVQSSKPLLIIAEDVEGEALATLVVNKLRGGLKIAAVKAPGFGDRRKAMLEDIAILTGGQVISEDLGIKLENVTLDMLGRAKKVSITKENTTVVDGAGKKSEIEGRVAQIKAQIEETTSDYDKEKLQERLAKLAGGVAVIRVGGATEVEVKERKDRVDDALNATRAAVEEGIVPGGGTALLRASLAIKAKAENADQEAGLNIVRRAVQSPCRQIATNAGAEASIVVGKILENDAVTFGYNAQTGEYGDMITMGIVDPMKVVRTALQDAASVAGLLITTEAMVAELPKKDAPAMPGGGDMGGMGGMGGMGF, encoded by the coding sequence ATGGCTGCAAAAGACGTAAAGTTTTCCCGTGATGCCCGCGAGCGCATGCTGCGCGGCGTCAACATCCTCGCCGACGCGGTGAAGGTGACGCTCGGCCCGAAGGGCCGCAACGTCGTTCTCGACAAGTCGTTCGGCGCACCGCGCATCACCAAGGACGGCGTGACCGTCGCCAAGGAAATCGAGCTCGAGGACAAGTTCGAGAACATGGGCGCCCAGATGGTGCGCGAAGTGGCCTCGAAGACCAACGACATCGCCGGTGACGGCACCACGACGGCCACCGTTCTGGCACAGGCCATCGTCCAGGAAGGCGCCAAGGCCGTTGCCGCCGGCATGAACCCGATGGACCTGAAGCGCGGCATCGACAAGGCTGTCGAAGACGTGGTCGCCTATCTCGCCTCCGCAGCCAAGAAGATCAACACCTCGGCCGAAGTCGCCCAGGTCGGCACGATCTCGGCCAATGGCGAAAAGGAAATCGGCCAGATGATCGCCGAGGCGATGCAGAAGGTCGGCAATGAGGGCGTGATCACGGTCGAAGAGGCCAAGACCGCCGAGACCGAGCTGGAAGTCGTCGAAGGCATGCAGTTCGACCGCGGCTACCTTTCGCCCTACTTCGTCACCAATCCGGAGAAGATGGTGGCCGAGCTCGAGGATTGCTACATCCTCCTGCACGAGAAGAAGCTGTCCAACCTGCAGGCCATGCTGCCTGTGCTGGAATCGGTCGTTCAGTCGTCCAAGCCGCTGCTGATCATCGCCGAGGACGTCGAGGGCGAGGCGCTGGCCACGCTCGTCGTCAACAAGCTGCGCGGCGGCCTGAAGATCGCCGCCGTCAAGGCGCCGGGCTTCGGCGACCGCCGCAAGGCCATGCTCGAGGACATCGCCATCCTGACGGGCGGCCAGGTGATCTCCGAGGACCTCGGCATCAAGCTCGAGAACGTGACGCTCGACATGCTGGGCCGCGCCAAGAAGGTCTCCATCACCAAGGAGAACACCACGGTCGTCGACGGCGCCGGCAAGAAGTCCGAGATCGAGGGCCGGGTTGCCCAGATCAAGGCGCAGATCGAGGAGACCACCTCGGACTACGACAAGGAAAAGCTGCAGGAGCGCCTTGCCAAGCTGGCCGGCGGCGTTGCCGTCATCCGCGTCGGCGGTGCGACGGAGGTCGAGGTGAAGGAGCGCAAGGACCGCGTCGACGACGCGCTGAACGCTACCCGCGCTGCCGTTGAAGAAGGCATCGTTCCGGGCGGCGGCACCGCGCTGCTGCGCGCTTCGCTCGCCATCAAGGCGAAGGCCGAGAACGCCGACCAGGAAGCCGGTCTCAACATCGTGCGCCGCGCCGTCCAGTCTCCTTGCCGCCAGATCGCGACGAACGCCGGTGCGGAAGCATCGATCGTCGTCGGCAAGATCCTCGAGAACGACGCGGTGACCTTCGGCTACAACGCCCAGACCGGTGAATATGGCGACATGATCACCATGGGCATCGTCGACCCGATGAAGGTCGTGCGCACCGCGCTGCAGGATGCTGCATCGGTTGCCGGCCTCTTGATCACCACCGAGGCGATGGTCGCCGAACTGCCCAAGAAGGACGCTCCGGCAATGCCCGGCGGCGGCGACATGGGCGGCATGGGTGGAATGGGCGGCATGGGCTTCTAA
- the fumC gene encoding class II fumarate hydratase yields MSNTRTETDTFGPLDVAADRYWGAQTQRSLGNFKIGTEKMPVPLIRALGVVKQAAAEVNLDLGKLDRKIGEAMIAAAREVVAGKLDDHFPLVVWQTGSGTQSNMNANEVIANRAIEMLGGEMGSKKPVHPNDHVNMGQSSNDTFPTAMHIAAGREAAGELLPSLAHLTEALEEKAKAFDGIVKIGRTHTQDATPLTLGQEFSGYVAALKLGAKRIEHALGDVYALAQGGTAVGTGLNAPAGFDKAFADKVAAITGLPFRTADNKFEALASHGALNTFHGALNALAADLFKIANDIRFLGSGPRSGLGELKLPENEPGSSIMPGKVNPTQAEALTMVATQVMGNQTTVSIAASQGHFELNVFKPVIANAVLQSIRILTDAMRSFADNCVKGIEADEERIADLMKRSLMLVTALAPAIGYDNAAAIAKKAHKNGTTLREEALKSGHVSEEDYDRLVRPELMIAPK; encoded by the coding sequence ATGTCCAATACCCGTACCGAAACCGATACTTTCGGCCCCCTCGACGTGGCCGCCGACCGCTATTGGGGCGCGCAGACGCAGCGGTCGCTTGGGAATTTCAAGATCGGCACGGAAAAGATGCCGGTGCCGCTGATCCGGGCGCTGGGGGTGGTCAAGCAGGCGGCGGCCGAGGTGAACCTGGACCTGGGCAAGCTCGACCGCAAAATCGGCGAGGCCATGATAGCCGCGGCCCGGGAAGTGGTCGCCGGCAAGCTCGACGATCATTTTCCTCTTGTCGTCTGGCAGACCGGCTCCGGCACCCAGTCCAACATGAATGCCAATGAGGTGATCGCCAACCGCGCCATCGAGATGCTGGGCGGCGAGATGGGATCGAAGAAGCCCGTCCACCCCAACGACCACGTCAACATGGGACAGTCGTCAAACGACACCTTCCCGACCGCCATGCATATCGCGGCCGGCCGCGAGGCGGCGGGCGAGCTTTTGCCTTCCCTCGCCCATCTGACCGAGGCGCTGGAAGAAAAGGCCAAGGCCTTCGACGGGATCGTCAAGATCGGCCGCACCCATACGCAGGACGCGACGCCGTTGACGCTGGGCCAGGAATTCTCGGGCTATGTGGCGGCCCTGAAACTCGGCGCGAAGCGCATCGAGCACGCGCTGGGCGACGTCTACGCTCTGGCGCAGGGCGGCACGGCGGTGGGCACCGGGCTCAACGCGCCCGCCGGCTTCGACAAGGCATTTGCCGACAAGGTGGCCGCGATCACCGGCCTGCCCTTCCGCACGGCCGACAACAAGTTCGAGGCGCTGGCTAGCCATGGCGCGCTCAACACCTTCCATGGCGCGCTCAACGCGCTGGCCGCGGACCTGTTCAAGATCGCCAACGACATCCGTTTTCTCGGCTCGGGTCCGCGCTCTGGGCTGGGCGAACTGAAACTGCCGGAAAACGAGCCCGGCTCCTCCATCATGCCGGGCAAGGTGAACCCGACCCAGGCGGAAGCGCTCACCATGGTGGCGACCCAGGTGATGGGCAACCAGACGACGGTGAGCATTGCCGCCAGCCAGGGCCATTTCGAACTCAACGTGTTCAAGCCCGTCATCGCCAACGCCGTGCTGCAGTCGATCCGCATCCTCACCGACGCCATGCGCTCCTTCGCGGACAATTGCGTGAAGGGCATCGAGGCGGATGAGGAGCGCATCGCCGACCTGATGAAGCGCTCGCTGATGCTGGTGACGGCGCTGGCGCCGGCCATCGGCTACGACAATGCGGCGGCGATCGCCAAGAAGGCGCACAAGAACGGGACGACCTTGCGCGAGGAAGCCCTGAAGAGCGGCCATGTGTCGGAGGAAGACTACGACCGGCTGGTGCGGCCGGAACTCATGATCGCGCCCAAATAG